The following coding sequences lie in one Anaerobranca gottschalkii DSM 13577 genomic window:
- a CDS encoding YczE/YyaS/YitT family protein produces the protein MLKSFKGNTLYKLPTLFFGFILCSLGITMMYKGRDLGLGPWDVLHTGIMNYLPLTFGQVSQMTGFIIILISSLLGVAPGIGTVLNMIFIGIFIDFFDNSPLLFTPQTFVGKLIMLILGVWILSIGIYFYLKCGLGAGPRDGLMLGLVKKTNLSVGRIKTFMEISVLILGALLGGQVGIGTIIVALTLGYSLQIVFTIGKYNSRDIIHRTLKDEFLSLSKIFNQKERSLL, from the coding sequence ATGCTCAAATCATTTAAGGGAAACACATTATACAAACTTCCTACCCTTTTTTTCGGCTTTATTCTTTGCAGTTTAGGAATTACAATGATGTACAAAGGGAGAGATTTAGGTTTAGGGCCATGGGATGTACTACACACCGGTATTATGAATTACCTTCCTCTAACCTTCGGTCAAGTCTCACAAATGACGGGATTTATTATTATTCTTATTAGTTCATTGTTAGGGGTAGCTCCAGGTATCGGTACCGTGTTAAATATGATTTTTATCGGAATATTTATTGACTTTTTCGATAATAGTCCTTTGTTATTTACCCCCCAAACCTTTGTTGGTAAATTGATAATGTTAATTCTAGGGGTATGGATTTTAAGTATTGGTATTTATTTTTATCTAAAATGTGGTCTTGGAGCTGGACCTAGAGATGGTTTAATGTTAGGTCTCGTAAAAAAAACAAATCTTTCCGTTGGCAGAATAAAAACTTTCATGGAAATATCTGTATTGATATTGGGAGCTTTATTAGGTGGTCAAGTGGGAATTGGAACAATCATTGTAGCCCTAACATTAGGTTATTCTTTACAAATTGTTTTCACTATAGGAAAGTATAATTCAAGGGATATTATTCATAGAACTTTAAAGGATGAATTTTTATCTTTATCAAAAATATTTAACCAAAAAGAAAGGAGTTTATTATGA
- a CDS encoding GH36-type glycosyl hydrolase domain-containing protein, with translation MSLAKKEIELQTIESLKDVILTGEELKNHAKEIAKQHKIYSEPKPIRPLIKKLDQTFSEIVKVYKELSIEAQNKKPMSPASEWLLDNFYKVEEQVKEVRLNLLKDRFLKLYTIKSGVFKGYPRVYALLLDYISHTDGKIEEETLMEFIKGYQSQRILSIGEIWSISLMARIALIKNINIICRDISQNQKWWRKAEELAKEEPEKIIQYLQEKMEFADSVSPAFVEHLLRQLRRMDTETGDVVSFLEKKLSEFNTSIQQLLIEEHREQAARKISIGNSIISLNTISTLDWNDIFESLNVVEKILRNDPLEIYEKMDFESRDYYRTEIERLSNKLNRSETKIAQVAVDLAQRKWDEGYRDKYAHVGFYIIDEGVKELTSVLKAKGLKTLSNPLGIYITPIISLTLGISLCFLFITNYYWNNIILSLLFSLSLIIPVSDVVVHLINYLLLKIYHPKILPRLEFKTGVGRENATFIIVPTLLPNIDRVKELVRQLETHYQGNKDPNFYFALLADLKDSKEENCENDQEIINCAVEEIKQLNEKYGENRFFLYIRKRVYSSNEGKWMGWERKRGAVEEFNNLLLGSNNTTFNVITGIPKEEIKYVITLDADTQLPISTGKKLVGIIAHPLNKAIIGENNIVKEGYGIIQPRIGVAVESSNKTFFSKVYGGQGGIDPYTTASSDIYQDLFSHGIFTGKGIYDLKVFGEILHKNIPENSVLSHDLLEGCYLRTGLATDVELIDGYPAKFSSYIMRLHRWVRGDWQLLPWLFSKVRDRENNWVKNPLSTLSKWKIFDNLRRSLVPVKLLIFFIMTLLFVDKGQGLLLFIGLFIAFFPALLNTIEYFRVGQSQKGYNGKTNVRKFYGVSALWYQVILNFCFLPYQGYMLLDAITRTLFRVFVTKKNMLEWVTAADQERSLQNDLKSYFVRMKSGLIITLITIFGVLFFIPQNIVYALPIVFLWAVSPYIAYKISQDISFGEEKAGLSGEDFELLRELARKTWSYYEDFANETNNYLPPDNYQVYPPKGLANRTSPTNIGCMLVGVIIAKDFGYLTVKETLQRLENTLKTVEKLETWHGHLYNWYDTNTLEVLKPAYVSTVDSGNFISNLIVIKEALEEFGDEEIFCYNKLLGLRDTALLAEVFEDSKMLFMLENTDIKTKGLGVTKYNEVLEGLKGTTEQGYWQKKYNSMLQEFRGELEEFYLKDQPNEYVEFPKIETLLRELDNSNTINKLKGLYKKLLQKIEDEEIENQKIARLKEKIIEKLDKITVSEEKVKELLSTIETIIEETEFIYLYDSKRNLFSIGYNVDDERLTNSYYDLLASEARTTSYLAISKGEIPKKHWFKLGRGLSIVDGSRSLVSWTGTMFEYFMPNLLLKNYRDTLLDETYKGVILAQKKYAKKRKVPWGVSESGYYTFDLALNYQYKAFGIPELGLKRGLTNDTVISPYACILAISFDPKGVIENLKKLLNEGLGGQYGLYEAVDYTPARSIIHGKDKKIVKSFMAHHQGMILMALDNFLYDNILQKRFHQNPMIRAGETLLQERVPVRAVITKEFKEVEDYLPTYVTKGEELIREYQGITPYLPSCHIITNGRYSVMLNERGGGYSKCLDNNITRWREDSLIGKYGTYIIFKKDDKLWSAGYEPLGDEGDSYKVKFYNDKALYYRHDDNITTKMEVTVSSEDNVEIRKITLSNHNVTDAAIEVTSFMELVLGNHLADLAHPAFSNLFLRTEMVPEYECLIASRRPREEHKGEIWGFHTIVVNGQSVGGLQYETMRGNFIGRGKNIKNAIAYQNPLTDSTGIVLDPCFSLRKKVHVPAGGSVQVTFITGIGDSKDEVLDLAKKYRDFNTIIRSFDLAYTRSQVEMSFLDIKKEELKIYQDMISSLIYLSPAKERYREIIKENNRNQTALWSYGISGDLPIVLLVVKNSEEASIFQSLLKAHEYWTSKGLKVDLVVLNEEESSYLQPLQQMLNDMVSVSHGRHLLDTPGGVFIRNAKQMAKEDVTLLYSVARIIIHGDKGALSRQIEFSYTPPDVKEMEFLPQNISYLSIDEPLRTQFYNGYGGFSEDGLEYIIRLKEEKQTPAPWINVIANKKFGFLVSESGSGFIWGENSRENKITPWSNDPVSDPSEEVICIRDDQTGKIFTPTPLPVREKESYTVRHGIGYTTFNHNSNGINQELTVFVPEKDSVKISLLKLKNGSGEKRKLTITYYLKPVLGVSEQTTKNYIITEFCEKTQSLVVKNPYNIDFSNGVAFITSSEKIDSYTGDRREFIGLTGDMSNPLALKYQRLSNKVGAGLEPCAAIQTTIELKALAETELTFITGYDVDGQYLDLATKYKSLAQCKNALKGVTRFWQGLIRKIQIQTPDQSMDLMLNGWLVYQTLSCRIWARSAFYQSGGAYGFRDQLQDAMNLVFNLPTVTREQILLHCAHQFVEGDVQHWWHPGAGDKGIRTRFSDDLLWLPLVTADYVKRTGDFEILKEEVHFLEDEPLGREDERYGIPRISMEKASVYEHCIRAIERSLKFGERGIPLMGSGDWNDGMSTVGNKGKGESVWLGWFLYKILQDFKGITEYMGESDRAARYEKIAEEIVENIEKNAWDGQWYLRAFYDNGKPLGSSQNTECIIDSLGQTWSIISGGGKNTERIQMAMDSVEKYLIKRDQGLIQLFTPPFDKSDQQPGYIKGYVPGVRENGGQYTHAAIWVILAYALKGDGDKAWELFNLVNPINHSRTPIEASTYKVEPYVIAADVYAVAPHIGRGGWTWYTGAAGWMYRVGLEHIIGFKLSGDKLTVDPCIPKDWQEYTIKYNYGETSYLITVRNPEKYNKGVKEVFLDGNLTNFPITLQDDGMEHNIEVIMGRV, from the coding sequence ATGAGTCTAGCAAAAAAAGAAATTGAATTACAAACTATTGAATCATTAAAAGATGTTATATTGACAGGAGAAGAATTGAAGAATCACGCTAAAGAAATAGCTAAACAGCATAAGATTTACTCAGAACCTAAACCCATTAGACCCTTAATTAAGAAGCTAGATCAGACCTTTAGTGAAATAGTTAAGGTATATAAAGAACTTAGTATAGAAGCTCAAAACAAAAAACCTATGAGCCCAGCTTCCGAGTGGTTACTTGATAATTTTTATAAAGTTGAAGAACAAGTAAAGGAAGTAAGATTAAATTTATTAAAAGACAGATTTTTAAAGTTGTATACAATAAAAAGTGGTGTCTTTAAAGGATATCCGAGGGTTTACGCCCTTTTATTAGACTATATATCCCATACTGATGGGAAAATTGAAGAAGAAACTTTAATGGAGTTTATTAAAGGTTATCAAAGCCAAAGGATATTATCCATAGGGGAAATTTGGTCGATTTCCTTGATGGCAAGGATTGCATTAATCAAAAACATAAATATTATCTGCCGAGATATTTCTCAAAATCAAAAATGGTGGAGAAAAGCAGAAGAGCTAGCTAAGGAAGAACCAGAGAAGATTATCCAGTATTTACAAGAAAAGATGGAGTTTGCTGACTCTGTAAGTCCAGCCTTTGTAGAGCATTTATTGAGACAGTTGAGGAGGATGGACACAGAAACAGGAGATGTAGTTAGCTTTTTAGAAAAAAAACTATCGGAGTTTAACACATCTATCCAACAGCTATTAATAGAGGAACATAGAGAACAAGCTGCTAGAAAAATATCTATCGGTAATTCCATCATCAGTTTAAATACCATATCTACATTAGATTGGAATGATATTTTTGAATCCCTCAATGTCGTAGAAAAGATATTGAGGAATGATCCTTTAGAGATTTACGAAAAAATGGATTTTGAATCTAGAGATTACTATAGAACAGAGATTGAAAGATTATCAAATAAATTAAATAGATCTGAAACCAAAATTGCTCAAGTTGCAGTAGATTTAGCTCAAAGGAAGTGGGATGAAGGTTATAGGGATAAGTATGCCCATGTTGGTTTTTATATTATAGATGAAGGGGTTAAAGAATTAACTTCAGTATTAAAAGCTAAGGGCTTAAAAACCCTTTCTAATCCTTTAGGGATCTATATTACTCCTATTATTTCATTGACCTTAGGAATCTCCCTGTGTTTTCTCTTTATTACCAATTACTATTGGAATAACATAATTTTGTCTTTACTATTTTCTTTAAGTTTAATTATACCAGTTAGTGATGTAGTAGTTCATCTAATTAATTATCTCCTGTTAAAAATTTACCATCCTAAAATATTACCAAGATTAGAATTTAAAACAGGGGTAGGTAGAGAAAATGCCACATTTATTATTGTTCCTACTCTACTTCCTAATATAGATAGAGTAAAAGAATTGGTTAGACAATTGGAAACCCATTATCAAGGAAATAAAGACCCTAACTTTTACTTTGCCCTTTTGGCTGATTTAAAGGATTCTAAAGAAGAAAACTGTGAAAATGATCAAGAGATAATTAATTGTGCAGTGGAAGAAATAAAACAATTAAATGAAAAATATGGGGAAAATAGATTCTTCCTATATATAAGAAAAAGGGTTTACAGCTCCAATGAAGGAAAGTGGATGGGTTGGGAAAGAAAAAGGGGAGCAGTTGAAGAATTTAATAATCTCCTATTGGGAAGTAATAACACTACTTTCAATGTGATTACTGGAATTCCCAAAGAAGAGATAAAATACGTCATAACTTTAGATGCCGATACTCAACTACCCATTTCTACCGGAAAAAAACTTGTAGGGATTATAGCTCATCCACTAAACAAAGCTATCATAGGAGAGAACAATATTGTAAAAGAAGGTTATGGTATTATCCAGCCTAGAATAGGGGTAGCAGTGGAAAGTTCTAACAAAACCTTTTTCTCTAAGGTTTACGGAGGGCAAGGAGGTATTGACCCTTATACCACTGCCAGTTCTGATATTTATCAGGACTTGTTTTCCCATGGGATTTTTACAGGCAAAGGAATATATGATCTTAAGGTATTTGGGGAAATATTACACAAAAATATTCCTGAGAATTCTGTATTAAGCCATGATTTATTGGAAGGATGTTACTTAAGAACAGGGTTAGCCACTGATGTAGAGTTAATTGATGGCTATCCTGCTAAATTTAGTTCATATATTATGCGGTTACATCGTTGGGTAAGGGGAGATTGGCAGCTACTTCCTTGGCTTTTTAGTAAAGTAAGGGATAGGGAAAATAATTGGGTAAAAAATCCTTTATCTACCCTTTCTAAATGGAAAATTTTTGATAATCTTCGAAGAAGTCTAGTTCCAGTAAAGTTGTTAATCTTCTTTATCATGACTTTACTTTTTGTTGACAAAGGACAAGGGCTGCTATTATTTATAGGGCTTTTTATTGCCTTTTTTCCTGCCCTATTAAATACGATAGAGTATTTTCGAGTAGGGCAAAGCCAAAAAGGTTATAATGGTAAAACAAATGTCCGGAAGTTTTATGGTGTTTCAGCCCTTTGGTATCAGGTTATACTCAATTTCTGTTTTTTACCTTATCAAGGGTATATGTTATTAGATGCTATAACTAGAACATTATTCAGAGTTTTTGTTACAAAAAAGAATATGTTAGAATGGGTTACAGCAGCAGATCAGGAAAGAAGTTTGCAAAATGATCTAAAAAGTTATTTTGTAAGGATGAAGTCGGGGTTAATTATTACTTTAATTACCATTTTTGGAGTGTTATTTTTCATTCCACAAAATATTGTTTATGCTTTACCTATAGTCTTTCTTTGGGCGGTATCCCCATATATAGCTTATAAAATTAGTCAGGATATCTCTTTTGGGGAAGAAAAAGCTGGATTGTCAGGGGAAGACTTTGAATTGTTAAGGGAATTAGCTAGGAAAACCTGGAGCTATTATGAAGATTTCGCTAATGAAACAAATAACTATCTTCCTCCAGATAATTATCAGGTATATCCTCCTAAAGGTTTAGCTAATAGAACTTCTCCTACCAATATTGGTTGTATGTTAGTAGGGGTGATAATAGCTAAGGATTTTGGTTACCTAACTGTAAAAGAAACCCTCCAAAGGTTAGAAAATACTTTGAAAACTGTGGAAAAACTGGAAACTTGGCATGGGCATCTATATAATTGGTATGACACTAACACCCTTGAAGTTCTAAAACCAGCCTATGTTTCCACCGTTGATAGTGGAAACTTCATTAGTAACTTAATAGTTATTAAAGAAGCTTTAGAGGAATTTGGTGATGAAGAGATTTTCTGTTACAACAAGTTATTAGGTTTAAGGGATACTGCCCTTTTGGCAGAAGTTTTTGAAGATAGTAAAATGCTATTTATGTTAGAGAATACAGATATAAAGACTAAAGGGTTGGGTGTCACTAAATATAATGAGGTTTTAGAAGGGTTAAAGGGAACAACTGAACAGGGGTATTGGCAGAAAAAATATAATAGTATGCTCCAAGAATTTAGAGGAGAACTAGAAGAATTTTATTTAAAGGATCAACCAAATGAATATGTTGAATTTCCTAAAATAGAAACATTGTTAAGGGAACTAGATAATAGCAATACCATTAACAAATTAAAAGGGCTATACAAAAAGTTACTTCAAAAGATAGAGGATGAAGAAATAGAGAATCAGAAAATAGCTAGATTAAAAGAAAAGATAATAGAAAAGCTGGATAAGATAACTGTTTCTGAAGAAAAGGTAAAAGAACTCCTTTCAACTATAGAAACTATAATTGAAGAAACAGAGTTTATCTACCTTTATGATTCTAAAAGAAACCTCTTTTCCATTGGCTATAATGTCGATGATGAGAGATTGACTAATTCATACTACGATTTACTGGCTTCAGAAGCTAGAACTACCAGTTATCTTGCCATTAGTAAAGGGGAAATACCTAAGAAACACTGGTTTAAGTTAGGTAGGGGATTATCTATAGTTGATGGTTCTAGGAGCCTAGTATCATGGACCGGTACCATGTTCGAGTATTTTATGCCTAATTTACTCTTGAAAAATTATAGAGATACCCTTTTAGATGAGACCTACAAAGGGGTAATACTAGCCCAAAAGAAATATGCTAAGAAAAGGAAGGTTCCTTGGGGTGTATCTGAATCTGGTTACTATACCTTTGATTTAGCATTGAATTATCAGTACAAAGCCTTTGGTATACCGGAACTCGGTTTAAAAAGGGGGTTGACCAATGATACCGTTATTTCACCATATGCTTGTATTTTGGCAATTTCCTTTGACCCTAAAGGGGTTATAGAAAATTTAAAAAAATTACTAAATGAAGGACTTGGTGGTCAATATGGTTTATATGAAGCTGTTGATTACACCCCCGCAAGATCAATAATTCACGGTAAAGATAAAAAAATAGTTAAAAGTTTTATGGCCCATCATCAAGGGATGATCCTTATGGCATTAGACAACTTCCTATATGATAATATCCTACAAAAACGTTTTCACCAAAACCCTATGATCAGGGCAGGGGAAACTTTATTACAAGAAAGGGTTCCAGTAAGGGCTGTTATAACTAAAGAATTTAAAGAAGTTGAAGATTATCTTCCCACATATGTAACTAAAGGAGAAGAGTTAATCCGGGAGTACCAAGGGATTACACCATACTTACCTAGCTGTCACATAATAACCAATGGTAGATACTCAGTAATGCTAAATGAAAGGGGAGGGGGATATAGTAAGTGTTTAGACAATAATATAACTAGATGGAGAGAAGACTCCCTTATAGGTAAATATGGAACATATATCATCTTTAAAAAAGATGATAAACTGTGGTCTGCTGGGTATGAACCACTAGGGGATGAAGGAGATAGTTATAAAGTCAAGTTTTATAATGATAAAGCTCTATATTATCGCCATGATGATAATATAACGACTAAAATGGAAGTTACTGTATCATCAGAAGATAATGTAGAGATTAGGAAAATAACCCTTTCTAACCACAATGTAACAGATGCTGCCATCGAAGTTACTAGCTTTATGGAACTAGTTTTAGGAAACCATCTTGCCGACTTAGCCCACCCTGCTTTCAGTAATTTATTCTTGCGGACAGAAATGGTCCCTGAATATGAATGCCTTATTGCTTCTAGACGGCCTAGGGAAGAACATAAAGGGGAAATATGGGGTTTTCACACAATAGTAGTCAATGGTCAATCTGTGGGAGGATTACAATATGAGACTATGCGAGGTAATTTTATTGGCAGAGGTAAAAATATTAAAAATGCTATTGCTTATCAAAACCCATTAACTGATTCTACTGGTATAGTTTTAGATCCCTGTTTTAGTTTAAGGAAAAAGGTACATGTTCCCGCTGGAGGTTCGGTACAAGTTACATTCATTACAGGGATTGGTGATAGTAAAGATGAAGTCTTGGATTTAGCCAAGAAGTATCGGGATTTCAATACAATAATCCGAAGCTTTGATCTTGCCTATACCAGAAGTCAAGTTGAAATGTCCTTTTTGGATATTAAAAAGGAAGAATTGAAGATTTATCAAGATATGATTTCTTCTTTAATTTATCTTAGCCCTGCTAAAGAAAGATATAGAGAAATCATTAAAGAAAATAATAGAAACCAAACCGCCCTGTGGAGTTATGGGATTTCAGGAGATTTGCCAATTGTTCTATTAGTAGTTAAAAATTCAGAAGAGGCATCTATTTTCCAAAGTCTTCTAAAGGCCCATGAATATTGGACATCTAAAGGACTAAAGGTGGATTTAGTAGTACTAAATGAGGAAGAGAGTAGTTACTTACAACCATTGCAACAGATGTTAAATGATATGGTCTCTGTTAGCCATGGTAGGCATTTACTAGATACCCCTGGAGGTGTATTTATTAGGAATGCAAAACAAATGGCTAAGGAAGATGTAACTTTACTGTACAGTGTAGCCAGGATTATTATTCATGGTGATAAAGGGGCTTTAAGCCGTCAAATAGAGTTTTCCTATACTCCACCAGATGTAAAAGAAATGGAGTTTTTACCTCAAAATATCAGCTATCTCAGTATAGATGAACCATTAAGAACTCAGTTTTATAATGGATATGGTGGCTTTTCAGAGGATGGGTTAGAATATATAATCCGCCTTAAAGAGGAAAAACAAACCCCGGCACCATGGATAAACGTCATAGCCAATAAAAAATTTGGTTTTTTAGTATCAGAAAGTGGTTCTGGATTTATTTGGGGAGAAAACAGTAGAGAAAATAAAATCACTCCTTGGTCTAATGATCCGGTATCAGACCCTTCAGAGGAAGTTATCTGTATCCGGGATGACCAAACAGGAAAAATTTTCACTCCAACTCCACTCCCCGTTAGAGAAAAAGAAAGTTATACTGTCCGTCATGGCATTGGTTATACAACTTTTAACCATAATAGCAATGGCATTAACCAAGAGTTAACGGTTTTCGTACCTGAAAAAGACTCAGTTAAAATTAGTTTGTTGAAATTAAAAAATGGATCAGGGGAAAAGAGAAAACTTACCATAACCTATTACTTAAAACCAGTCCTAGGGGTAAGTGAACAAACTACTAAGAATTATATAATAACTGAGTTTTGTGAGAAAACCCAAAGTTTAGTAGTAAAAAATCCTTATAACATTGATTTCTCCAATGGAGTTGCTTTTATAACCTCATCAGAGAAAATAGATAGTTATACTGGAGATCGCCGGGAGTTTATTGGATTAACAGGAGATATGTCAAATCCATTAGCTTTAAAATATCAAAGGTTGAGCAACAAAGTTGGAGCTGGATTGGAACCCTGTGCAGCTATTCAAACAACCATTGAACTAAAGGCTTTAGCAGAAACAGAATTGACTTTTATAACAGGGTATGATGTTGATGGACAGTACCTTGACTTAGCAACTAAATATAAGTCATTGGCCCAGTGTAAAAATGCCTTAAAAGGAGTAACCAGATTCTGGCAAGGGTTAATAAGGAAAATCCAAATCCAAACCCCCGATCAATCTATGGATTTGATGTTAAATGGCTGGTTAGTTTATCAGACTCTTTCTTGTAGAATTTGGGCCAGATCTGCCTTTTATCAGTCCGGTGGAGCCTATGGATTCAGAGATCAATTACAAGATGCGATGAATTTAGTATTTAATTTACCAACTGTTACTAGAGAGCAAATATTACTCCATTGTGCCCATCAGTTTGTAGAAGGAGATGTTCAACACTGGTGGCATCCAGGGGCTGGAGATAAAGGGATAAGAACCCGTTTTTCCGATGATTTATTATGGCTGCCATTAGTTACCGCCGATTACGTAAAGAGGACAGGGGATTTTGAAATTCTCAAAGAAGAGGTTCATTTTTTAGAAGATGAACCCTTAGGAAGGGAAGATGAAAGGTATGGAATCCCCAGAATTTCTATGGAAAAAGCTTCAGTTTACGAACACTGTATTAGAGCCATAGAAAGATCCCTTAAATTTGGAGAAAGGGGTATCCCTTTGATGGGTTCTGGAGACTGGAATGATGGCATGAGTACAGTTGGTAATAAAGGTAAAGGGGAAAGTGTTTGGTTAGGCTGGTTCTTGTATAAAATTCTCCAAGATTTTAAAGGGATAACAGAATATATGGGAGAAAGTGATAGGGCAGCTAGGTATGAAAAAATAGCAGAAGAAATAGTGGAAAATATAGAAAAAAATGCATGGGATGGTCAGTGGTATCTCCGAGCTTTCTATGATAATGGAAAACCATTAGGTTCTTCTCAAAATACCGAATGTATCATTGATTCTTTAGGACAGACTTGGTCCATAATATCTGGAGGAGGTAAAAATACCGAGCGAATCCAAATGGCTATGGATTCAGTAGAAAAGTATTTGATAAAAAGGGATCAAGGTTTAATTCAGCTTTTTACACCACCCTTTGATAAAAGTGATCAACAGCCTGGATACATTAAAGGCTATGTACCTGGTGTTAGAGAAAATGGAGGGCAATACACCCATGCAGCAATCTGGGTTATTTTAGCCTATGCTTTAAAGGGAGATGGAGATAAGGCATGGGAACTGTTCAATTTAGTTAATCCGATAAATCATTCAAGAACACCTATAGAAGCATCCACATATAAGGTGGAACCTTATGTGATAGCTGCCGATGTATATGCTGTAGCACCCCATATAGGTAGAGGTGGCTGGACTTGGTACACCGGTGCTGCTGGATGGATGTATAGAGTAGGTCTTGAACATATAATTGGATTTAAGTTATCAGGGGATAAACTGACGGTTGATCCTTGTATTCCTAAAGACTGGCAGGAATATACCATCAAGTATAACTATGGAGAAACATCATATTTAATTACGGTAAGAAACCCAGAAAAATATAATAAAGGGGTTAAAGAGGTATTTTTAGATGGTAACCTGACAAATTTCCCTATCACTTTACAAGATGATGGAATGGAACATAACATAGAAGTAATAATGGGAAGGGTCTAA